The segment TACAAAACACTTATATGGAGAATTCCGACCGATGAAAATAACGAACCACAAGTATCTACGGATCGCGTAAGCGAGAAGTAGTAGATGGTGAGTTCCCACCCTTCATGCTTTGGCATGATGTTGCTTGCTATTTCTTTCTGTTGTGTTTCCGTGCTTGGTCACGAGATACACGGGAAACCCGGTGTATCGTGAAACACCCGGAAAGAAAAAGGCAAGAAACCCCCACTTCAACGCCTACAGGCGTAAGTGGGGGAGGTTCATAGAAAGCCTTTCTGCGCTCGAAGTCGCCGAGGCGGTGGAACGCGGGTTCCGGTCGGTGTTTCCAGAAGCTGAGTACGTGAAAGTGCCGATGGCCGATGGCGGGGAAGGGACGGTGCAGTCGCTTGTTGATGCGACTGGCGGCCGCATCGTGGAAGTGAACGTGACCGGACCGCTCGGTGAGCCGGTGCGGGCGTTTTTTGGCTTGCTTGGCGATGGGAAGACGGCGGTGATTGAAATGGCCGCCGCCTCGGGATTGCACCTTGTCCCGCGCGACCGGCGCAACCCGTTGGTGACGACGACGCGAGGGACAGGGGAGTTGATCCTTGCAGCGCTGGATGCCGGCGCCACCCACCTCATCATCGGCATCGGCGGCAGCGCGACGAACGACGGTGGGGCCGGCATGGTGCAGGCGCTCGGGGGGCGGCTTTTGGACGAAGACGGCCGCGACATCGGTCCGGGCGGCGGCGCGCTGGCCGATTTGCATGCGATTGACCTTTCCGGTCTCGACCCGCGTCTTGGGGGAGTCCGCATTGACGTGGCGTGCGACGTCGACAACCCGCTCACTGGGCCGAACGGAGCGTCCGCCATTTTCGGTCCGCAAAAGGGAGCGACACCGGACATGGTCGCGGTCCTCGACCAGAATTTAGCGCATTACGCTGATGTCATCCGCCGCGAGCTCGGTAAACAAGTCGGCGACATTCCCGGCGCTGGCGCGGCCGGCGGTTTGGGGGCAGGGCTGCTCGCGTTTCTCCCGGCCGAGCTGAAGCGCGGCGTGGAGATTGTGATCGAGACGGTTCAGCTCGCGGAGCGCGTCAAAGACGCTGACTTGGTCATCACCGGCGAAGGGCGGATCGATGGACAGACGGTGTTCGGCAAAACGCCGATCGGCGTCGCCAAGACAGCGAAACGGTTCGGCGTCCCGGTCATCGGCATCGCCGGGTCGTTGGGCGACGACAGCGCCGTCGTGTTGGATCATGGCATCGACGCGCTGTTTACGATCGTGCCCGGCGTCGTGCCGCTTGAAAAAGCGTTGGAGCAGGCGGAACATTATGTGACACAAACGGCGCGGCATATTGCCTCTGTGTATCGTCTCGGTCAAATGAAAAGGACATCTTCCTCCTAAGCGGGGAAGATTTTTTTACAAGTATAATGACAGAAAAATATAAATATTTTATAATAAAATTTGTATTTATAGAAAAGAAAGGGGATGAATGGATGGAGAAATGGGTGGAGACGGTCAGTAATCTTGTTTGGAGCCCGGCGTTGATCATCCTTTGCATTGTCGTTGGCTTGTTTTTTTCGCTATCAACCCGTTTTTTGCAGCTTCGGCATTTTGCAGAGATGATCAGACAAATGTTCCGCGGCAAAAGTTCAGACGAAGGAATTTCGTCATTCCAGGCGCTTTCATTGGCGCTCTCCGGCCGGGTCGGCACGGGGAACATCGCTGGGGTGGCTACGGCGATCGCCTACGGCGGTCCAGGTGCGGTGTTTTGGATGTGGCTCATTGCCTTCGTCGGAGCCGGTTCGGCGTTCGTTGAAGCGGCGTTGGCTCAGGTGTACAAGACGAAACAAGACGGTCAGTTTCGCGGCGGACCTGCCTATTATATTGAAAAAGGGTTGAAATGGAAATGGTATGCCGTGCTGTTTGCCGTCGTCACGGTACTGGCGACCGGCGTCCTTCTTCCGGGCGTTCAGGCCAACAGTATTGCTGAGGGGATGAAAAATGCCTTTTCTATTCATCCGGCGATAACAGGGATCGGGATTGTCGTTTTGCTAGGTATCATCATTTTAGGCGGTGTAAAGCGCATCGCCCGGGCAGCGGAATTCATCGTGCCGTTTATGGCCATCGGCTATATTTTAATGGCAGTCATTATCGTTGTGGTGAATATTGAGAAACTGCCGGAAGTGCTCGGTCTTATTTTCCGCAGCGCGTTTGGCGCCGATGCTGCGTTCGGCGGCATTTTAGGGGCGGCCATCTCGTGGGGGGTCAAGCGCGGCATTTACTCGAACGAGGCGGGACAAGGGACGGCGCCGCATGCAGCGGCTGCGGCCGAAGTGTCGCACCCAGCGAAGCAAGGCCTCGTTCAGGCGTTTTCGGTTTATATTGACACATGGTTTGTCTGCTCGGCGACGGCCTTTATGATTTTAATGACCGGCATGTACAACGTCACACCGGAAGGAAAAGCGCCGATCGTGCAAACGCTTGGCGATGTCAAGCCTGGGCCGATTTACACGCAAAAGGCGGTGGAAACCGTCTTCCCGGATCTCGGTGCACCGTTTGTCGCAGTTGCATTGTTCTTCTTTGCATTTACAACCATTATGGCCTACTACTATATGGCGGAGACGAACATCGCGTACTTAGGACGGCTGCTGAAATGGAAAAACGTCCGAGCGTTCCAGTTTGCGTTGAAGATCGTCATGCTAGGCGTTGTCTTTTACGGTTCAGTAAAAACGGCTGAACTCGCTTGGATGCTCGGCGACATCGGCGTCGGCAGCATGGCGTGGTTGAACTTGATCGCGATCTTGCTGTTGGCCAAACCGGCGCTCAAGGTGTTAAAAGACTATGAACAGCAGAAAAAAGAAGGGAGAGACCCGGTGTTTGACCCGGCGAAGCTCGGCATTGAAGGGGCCGATTTTTGGGAGTATGACTACAAAGCGCGAGAAACAAAGGCAGCAAGCGGAAAATAAACGAAGAAGGCCTGTTCGCCCATCCGTCTTAGAGGCTGGTGAAAAAAACAGTTATTTCTCCTAATCGACAGTTCTCGAGTGAAGAGAAAGACAGACTTTATGGGGTTTCTCTATTTGAGAAATTCCATTGTTGAGCCATATTTTCTGTTCAATCAACATCTTTCTTGGGCGGGCAATAGAAAAAAGGTGTCCCAAAGGCAACGGGACACCTTTTTTTGCGTTGAAACAAATTCGTTGAGGCGCCCAGCCGTTTATTTGCCTGCCCGCGGCCATGAGGCGATCGCCTCAAGCATCC is part of the [Flavobacterium] thermophilum genome and harbors:
- the glxK gene encoding Glycerate kinase, with translation MYRETPGKKKARNPHFNAYRRKWGRFIESLSALEVAEAVERGFRSVFPEAEYVKVPMADGGEGTVQSLVDATGGRIVEVNVTGPLGEPVRAFFGLLGDGKTAVIEMAAASGLHLVPRDRRNPLVTTTRGTGELILAALDAGATHLIIGIGGSATNDGGAGMVQALGGRLLDEDGRDIGPGGGALADLHAIDLSGLDPRLGGVRIDVACDVDNPLTGPNGASAIFGPQKGATPDMVAVLDQNLAHYADVIRRELGKQVGDIPGAGAAGGLGAGLLAFLPAELKRGVEIVIETVQLAERVKDADLVITGEGRIDGQTVFGKTPIGVAKTAKRFGVPVIGIAGSLGDDSAVVLDHGIDALFTIVPGVVPLEKALEQAEHYVTQTARHIASVYRLGQMKRTSSS
- a CDS encoding Na+/alanine symporter; amino-acid sequence: METVSNLVWSPALIILCIVVGLFFSLSTRFLQLRHFAEMIRQMFRGKSSDEGISSFQALSLALSGRVGTGNIAGVATAIAYGGPGAVFWMWLIAFVGAGSAFVEAALAQVYKTKQDGQFRGGPAYYIEKGLKWKWYAVLFAVVTVLATGVLLPGVQANSIAEGMKNAFSIHPAITGIGIVVLLGIIILGGVKRIARAAEFIVPFMAIGYILMAVIIVVVNIEKLPEVLGLIFRSAFGADAAFGGILGAAISWGVKRGIYSNEAGQGTAPHAAAAAEVSHPAKQGLVQAFSVYIDTWFVCSATAFMILMTGMYNVTPEGKAPIVQTLGDVKPGPIYTQKAVETVFPDLGAPFVAVALFFFAFTTIMAYYYMAETNIAYLGRLLKWKNVRAFQFALKIVMLGVVFYGSVKTAELAWMLGDIGVGSMAWLNLIAILLLAKPALKVLKDYEQQKKEGRDPVFDPAKLGIEGADFWEYDYKARETKAASGK